One genomic window of Mus caroli chromosome 12, CAROLI_EIJ_v1.1, whole genome shotgun sequence includes the following:
- the Eif5 gene encoding eukaryotic translation initiation factor 5, with translation MSVNVNRSVSDQFYRYKMPRLIAKVEGKGNGIKTVIVNMVDVAKALNRPPTYPTKYFGCELGAQTQFDVKNDRYIVNGSHEANKLQDMLDGFIKKFVLCPECENPETDLHVNPKKQTIGNSCKACGYRGMLDTHHKLCTFILKNPPENSDIGTGKKEKEKKNRKGKDKENGSVSTSETPPPPPPNEISPPHAVEEEEDDDWGEDTTEEAQRRXMDEISDHAKGLTLSDDLERTVEERVNILFDFVKKKKEEGIIDSSDKEIVAEAERLDVKAMGPLVLTEVLFDEKIREQIKKYRRHFRVKAEPFIKWLKEAEEESSGGEEEDEDENIEVVYSKTASVPKVETVKSDNKDDDIDIDAI, from the exons ATGTCTGTCAACGTCAACCGCAGCGTGTCAGACCAGTTCTATCGCTACAAGATGCCCCGTTTGATTGCTAAG GTTGAGGGCAAAGGAAATGGAATCAAGACAGTTATAGTCAACATGGTTGACGTTGCAAAGGCGCTTAATCGGCCTCCAACGT ATCCCACCAAATATTTTGGTTGTGAGCTGGGAGCACAGACCCAGTTTGATGTTAAGAATGACCGTTACATTGTCAATGGATCTCATGAGGCGAATAAGCTGCAAGACATGTTGGATGGATTCATTAAAAAATTTGTTCTCTGTCCTGAGTGTGAGAATCCTGAAACAGATCTG CATGTCAATCCAAAGAAGCAAACAATAGGTAATTCTTGTAAAGCCTGTGGGTACCGAGGCATGCTTGACACACATCATAAACTCTGTACATTCATTCTCAAAAACCCACCTG AGAACAGTGACATTggtacaggaaagaaagaaaaggaaaagaaaaatagaaagggcAAGGACAAGGAAAATGGCTCTGTATCTACCAGTGagacaccaccacctccaccaccaaatGAAATTAGTCCTCCACATGCTGTG gaagaagaggaagatgatgattGGGGGGAGGATACAACTGAGGAAGCTCAAAGGCGCAGNATGGATGAAATCAGTGACCATGCAAAAGGTCTGACACTTAGTGATGATTTGGAAAGAACTGTAGAAGAACGTGTTAACATcctgtttgattttgttaag aaaaagaaagaagagggcatTATTGATTCATCTGATAAAGAAATTGTGGCTGAGGCAGAAAGGCTGGATGTAAAAGCCATGGGTCCTCTTGTTTTGACAGAAGTTCTCTTTGATGAGAAGATAAGAGAGCAAATCAAGAAATACAGGCGCCATTTT CGTGTCAAAGCAGAGCCATTTATTAAATGgttgaaggaagcagaggaagaatcTTCTGGTGGAGAGGAAGAAGACGAAGACGAAAATATTGAG GTGGTATATTCGAAAACTGCCAGTGTACCAAAAGTTGAAACTGTGAAGTCTGACAACAAGGATGATGACATTGATATTGACGCCATTTAA